A portion of the Podospora pseudoanserina strain CBS 124.78 chromosome 2, whole genome shotgun sequence genome contains these proteins:
- a CDS encoding hypothetical protein (EggNog:ENOG503P6XS; COG:S), with the protein MMVQTNPHAVAFLAIMASVIHPALANEWTGWTRTKLLALATSYLPNGCDPEGTTGLTSCYETYVPGVPYTVKHTNIPPGVTPTSSSTSTNRDWDIKMATILLPPDAVPRSEIDGWYRFRSTTTRPPSTSDLWWIDHTLTAPASCPTPFEFTTSHLLRYWGDRLPSEFLDEYMLPKATVFPVYTTTPSYRGAYPSPVREIHVKPTDLPPTRNGGLPLHGDARFFISDLKSFNQSYITHCHLPGEPRPCPYTYAGKCSKIEPWKIIVAAVIPSIFLLGFVESFFWFRRLMLGKSCLRLGTVCWNLIFIFLVFFTAIEDKRSPEHQADFREQWKKMSLMTKIKLWGQFGFRHRYPVEWLGERKPTGRVTESIEMTRGGGNGGAGRGGQRVEDDDIPPAYPGPPA; encoded by the coding sequence ATGATGGTACAAACAAACCCACATGCAGTAGCCTTTTTGGCCATCATGGCCAGTGTGATTCATCCAGCACTGGCCAACGAGTGGACTGGGTGGACTCGCACAAAATTACTGGCCCTGGCAACATCTTACTTACCAAACGGCTGCGATCCGGAGGGTACAACCGGGTTAACGTCATGCTACGAGACATATGTCCCGGGTGTTCCTTACACGGTGAAGCATACCAACATTCCCCCTGGTGTCACACCGACGAGCAGTTCAACGTCCACCAACCGCGACTGGGACATTAAAAtggccaccatcctcctgcCCCCGGACGCCGTCCCCCGGTCCGAGATTGACGGCTGGTACCGGTTCCGATCAACGACAACTAGGCCCCCATCTACGAGCGACCTTTGGTGGATTGaccacaccctcaccgcccCAGCCAGCTGCCCAACTCCATTCGAGTTCACCACATCTCATCTGCTCAGGTACTGGGGCGACCGCCTCCCATCCGAGTTCCTCGACGAGTACATGCTCCCCAAAGCCACCGTCTTCCCAGTCTATACAACCACACCCTCCTATAGGGGAGCCTACCCGTCACCAGTGAGAGAGATCCACGTCAAGCCGACGGATCTACCCCCAACCCGCAATGGTGGACTTCCTCTCCACGGAGATGCACGCTTTTTCATATCGGATCTCAAGAGCTTCAATCAATCCTATATCACACACTGCCATCTTCCTGGCGAGCCGCGACCCTGCCCTTACACCTACGCCGGGAAGTGCAGCAAGATCGAGCCGTGGAAGATCATTGTTGCGGCTGTTATCCCGtccatttttcttcttgggttCGTCGAAAGTTTCTTCTGGTTCAGGCGGTTGATGCTGGGCAAGTCGTGTCTCCGGTTGGGAACGGTGTGCTGGAATCTGATTTTCATTTTTCTCGTCTTTTTCACGGCGATAGAGGATAAAAGAAGCCCAGAGCATCAGGCCGACTTCAGGgagcagtggaagaagatgtcGCTCATGACAAAGATCAAGTTATGGGGCCAGTTTGGATTTCGGCATCGGTATCCGGTGGAGTGGTTGGGAGAAAGGAAGCCGACGGGACGGGTCACGGAGAGTATCGAGATGACAAGAGGTGGCGGTaatggaggagctgggagaggaggacagcgggtggaggatgatgatataCCTCCAGCTTACCCTGGTCCTCCTGCGTAG